The Malus domestica chromosome 13, GDT2T_hap1 genome includes a window with the following:
- the LOC103423852 gene encoding VQ motif-containing protein 20-like, protein MNPAKFQLDDNRQVQHSSIRRDQMMINGSRPSPLKINRSSHLIHKPPNNYPRMAAANKTEEQHQQQLQQQRQPVIIYTQSPKIIHAQARDFMALVQKLTGLSRSDNTHDEVNDQRQDTDTTHEDHANVKVSSCQDDHIDNTDITKSAISRSRDGNESCSDLTDEINCGGGNYDNNSMINNVQHQVGSSSSSGYSPNAMFSNPSPYFADIPLFTPTSNNSADFFCPPRPLYRFSDSSSHASPNFGGSISPSMFKFIKGLPEY, encoded by the coding sequence ATGAACCCTGCAAAGTTCCAGCTGGATGATAATCGTCAAGTACAACATTCATCAATTAGGAGGGACCAGATGATGATCAACGGAAGCCGTCCCTCCCCGTTGAAGATCAACCGAAGCTCCCATCTCATCCACAAACCTCCCAATAACTATCCCCGCATGGCCGCCGCCAACAAGACGGAGGAGCAACACCAGCAGCAGCTGCAGCAGCAGCGGCAGCCGGTGATCATCTACACCCAATCTCCGAAAATCATCCACGCGCAGGCGCGCGATTTCATGGCTTTGGTACAAAAGCTCACCGGCCTCTCGCGCTCTGATAATACTCACGACGAGGTCAACGACCAAAGACAAGACACTGACACTACTCATGAAGATCATGCAAACGTGAAAGTTTCATCGTGTCAAGACGACCATATCGACAATACAGACATTACTAAATCTGCTATTAGCCGCAGCCGTGATGGAAACGAGTCGTGTTCGGATCTGACGGATGAGATTAATTGTGGTGGTGGGAATTACGATAATAATAGTATGATTAATAATGTTCAACATCAAGTGGGGAGCTCATCATCTTCCGGATATTCTCCCAATGCCATGTTCAGCAACCCTAGCCCGTATTTTGCAGATATTCCATTGTTTACGCCGACCTCAAATAATTCAGCGGATTTCTTCTGCCCGCCAAGGCCGCTTTACAGATTCTCCGATTCCTCGTCGCATGCGTCTCCAAACTTCGGCGGTTCGATATCTCCATCAATGTTCAAGTTCATCAAAGGACTCCCAGAATATTGA
- the LOC103451645 gene encoding adenylate isopentenyltransferase-like (The RefSeq protein has 7 substitutions compared to this genomic sequence), with amino-acid sequence MTLHAFPTHSLHYSNLNFNTNYIFHRFNLFPPLHHLYNHPTPPLHLPQRPRRSAHMATGPTSAGPRRKDKLLVIMGATGAGKSRLSLDLASRFPFFEIVNSDKIQLYRGLDITTNKLPLPERLGVPHHLLGEFDPLDGDFTPADFRAVAGQVVSGITNRRKVPMLVGGSNSFIHAMVAERFEPGSNVFEPGFDASVSAELRYNCCFLWVDVSMAVLTEYLSKRVDEMLDSGMFDELAEFCDPDRQDKKDPAAVPTGLRKAIGVPEFTRYFKKYPQSKRDEDDDRERRGAYEEAVRVIKDNTCQLAKRQIGKILRLRGGGWDLRRLDATDAFRAVVATSTPENDGGERWSEIWERQVVEPSAKIVKRFLEE; translated from the coding sequence atGACACTTCATCCCCTCCCAACTCACTCCCTCCATtattctaatctcaatttcaaTACGAATTATATCTCCCACCGCTTCCACTTGTTCCCGCCGCTCCACCACCTCTACAACCACCCCACTCCTCCGCTTCACCTCCCCCAAAGGCCCCGCCGCTCGGCCCACATGGCCACCGGCCCCACCTCAGCGGGCCCACGAAGAAAAGACAAGCTTCTTGTCATCATGGGGGCCACCGGCGCTGGCAAGTCCCGCCTCTCCCTCGACCTCGCCAGCCGCTTCCCCTTCTTCGAAATCGTCAACTCCGACAAAATACAACTCTACCGCGGCCTAGACATCACCACCAACAAGCTCCCCCTACCGGAACGACTCGGCGTCCCCCACCACCTCCTCGGCGAGTTCGACCCCCTAGACGGCGACTTCACCCCCGCCGATTTTCGCGCCGTCGCCGGTCAGGTTGTTTCCGGCATTACCAATCGGAGGAAGGTGCCGATGCTCGTCGGCGGGTCAAACTCCTTCATTCACGCGATGGTCGCGGAACGGTTCGAACCGGGATCCAATGTCTTCGAACCGGGTTTCGACGCCTCCGTCTCGGCCGAGCTCAGGTACAATTGCTGTTTTCTTTGGGTGGACGTGTCGATGGCGGTGTTGACGGAATATTTATCAAAGCGAGTCGACGAAATGCTCGACTCGGGAATGTTCGACGAGTTGGCCGAGTTTTGCGACCCGGATGGCCAGGACAAGCACGACCCAGCTGCGGTTCCGACAGGGTTGAGAAAGGCGATTGGAGTGCCCGAGTTCACTCGGTATTTTAAAAAATACCCACAAAGTAAAAGAGACGAAGACGACGACCGGGAGCGGAGAGGAGCATACGAAGAGGCGGTGAGGGTGATCAAGGACAACACGTGTCAGCTGGCGAAGAGGCAGATAGGGAAGATCCTACGGTTAAGAGGGGGAGGGTGGGACTTACGGAGACTAGACGCAACGGACGCGTTTAGGGCGGTGGTTGCGATGTCGACGCCGGAAAATGACGGCGGAGAGAGGTGGTCAGAGATATGGGAGCGGCAGGTGGTGGAACCAAGCGCGAAGATTGTGAAGCGCTTCTTGGAGGAGTAG
- the LOC139190440 gene encoding uncharacterized protein codes for MASNLVQLQVPTLKKENYERWCIQFKALFGSQELCEIVSSGYVVPTAEQEAAYIVEQRNTLKDLRKKDEKALYLLYQDRVKKVRLQSLQADFETAYMNEGESISDYHSRLIVIVNQMRRNGERLDEVRVVEKILWSLTSKFEHVVTAIANPRIWRR; via the exons ATGGCGTCCAACTTAGTGCAGCTCCAAGTTCCcacattgaagaaagaaaattatgaaagatGGTGCAtccaattcaaagcattgtttggaTCACAGGAGCTATGCGAAATAGTCAGTAGTGGGTATGTTGTACCCACTGCCGAACAAGAAGCCGCATATATTGTAGAACAAAGGAACACTCTCAAGGACTTACGAAAGAAGGACGAGAAAGCGCTGTATCTTCTATACCAGG ATCGAGTCAAGAAAGTGAGGTTACAGTCACTTCAAGCAGATTTTGAAACTGCTTACATGAATGAAGGGGAGAGCATCTCCGACTATCACTCAAGGCTCATTGTGATAGTAAATCAGATGAGGAGAAATGGCGAGAGACTCGATGAAGTACGAGTTGTGGAGAAGATACTCTGGTCACTCACATCTAAGTTTGAGCATGTGGTGACTGCCATTGCGAATCCAAGGATTTGGAGGCGATAA